A stretch of the Saccharolobus caldissimus genome encodes the following:
- a CDS encoding NUDIX hydrolase produces the protein MKIFSGKKFEVHIEKIKLPNGYERELEYIKHRGSVVIIPRISNDKIILIRQFRPVIGKWIYELPAGTLEEGEDPVEAARRELIEEIGYEAEKLTEIIGFYASPGITNEFMRVYLAEGLKYVGAKPEPYEIIEPIEVSVNDALKMINERKIEDAKTIIGILMLKTRLNL, from the coding sequence ATGAAAATTTTTAGTGGTAAAAAATTCGAAGTACATATAGAAAAGATAAAGCTCCCCAATGGTTATGAGAGGGAATTAGAGTATATAAAACATAGAGGTTCAGTAGTAATAATACCTAGAATTAGCAACGATAAGATAATATTAATAAGGCAATTCAGACCGGTTATAGGTAAGTGGATCTATGAATTACCAGCTGGAACTTTAGAGGAGGGAGAAGATCCGGTGGAAGCAGCGAGAAGAGAGTTAATAGAGGAAATAGGTTATGAGGCTGAAAAGTTGACGGAAATAATAGGTTTCTACGCATCTCCAGGAATAACTAACGAGTTCATGAGGGTTTATTTAGCTGAGGGACTTAAATATGTTGGAGCTAAACCAGAACCGTATGAGATAATAGAACCAATAGAGGTAAGTGTTAATGACGCATTAAAGATGATTAACGAAAGGAAAATAGAAGATGCTAAAACAATAATAGGTATCCTTATGTTAAAAACACGTCTAAACCTTTAA
- a CDS encoding transcriptional regulator codes for MSTNFLTTREKIFLLLSYSDEPLSAREIMRRLDIRKEKEVYEHLEHLAKSGKRKDYVLIMIPARCKSCGYVFRSEKIKRPSKCPICKSEKIESPKFLIRRKQNGKA; via the coding sequence TTGAGCACAAACTTCTTAACTACTAGGGAAAAAATATTTTTACTATTATCTTACTCAGATGAACCCTTAAGTGCAAGGGAAATAATGAGGAGATTAGACATAAGAAAAGAGAAGGAGGTTTACGAACATTTAGAACATTTAGCTAAATCGGGTAAGAGAAAAGATTACGTTTTAATAATGATACCTGCTAGATGTAAAAGTTGTGGATATGTTTTCAGGTCTGAAAAAATAAAGAGACCCAGTAAGTGCCCAATATGTAAATCCGAGAAGATAGAGTCACCAAAATTTTTAATTAGGAGGAAGCAAAATGGAAAAGCGTGA
- a CDS encoding FAD-binding and (Fe-S)-binding domain-containing protein, giving the protein MSLADELKDLLKDNFHDELVERLSHSADMGFVPELVWSGIKINIIPDYVVYPKSVEDVINIVKIALKYKVPLVPYGRGTNRYGNAIPADGGILLDFSKMTNVTIDEGNKVAIVEPGATWKLVDIYAQQKGLQLRTFPSSYDSTVGGGIASDSLGIGSYEYGFISDNVTFVELVNPKGEIVRLEGKDLAIACGAEGTTGIIVKAGIKLRNFSPTEAMVISFESLDQMVKAVGEFYREVIPAWHVQVRGPYISTYMAEKYKAPLEPQKWNMIILYPSPRSPLVEPKIYKIAQSYGGKVFEGEWTGWWSFNHGVAAALRTQGLLIHQHGLIHYTKLVELLNNLEKTLGKLGDLSPDGGFDVDIALERREILLVNSFTQVSISPVDKKILYDLAKNTLMMEEYIKVGGSLLSIGIFAHKYAKNRLNNTSKTFSDLGVDRYETIRKYKEETDPEELFNPGKLFDPKNRAKGVLEIPKRQQEALSFRFAIGFVKRLSPGGEVEGFKHVRRYLEDFADYSLMCIDCAMCVTVCPQYRLIPQWPYAPKGMFDFVKGAIAYYELQGSIDIPDSVIAEISGCHKCGLCDGVCPARIPISTLLIKLNSLVAKKIPEEPAVELSILSDQETASVNDPNSQYILWVGKNILTNPSVAITALKILNKMGLKVKVVGTSADSGFLDYISGNGNRFLEKMKQNLNLANNALEIITITPEDYRTFSTAYKDYSKLIGSESYFEVVPLELRLLKSIVIEGGGENINLHVACFSSEYADEIIRRLNEKGFKVKKVEGCSGAILEKSVGKRADLMARAIGERYGKIVTLCPLAAAKFRSVGIDAITLIEFLAQKIGIQAAQYKVSSFQLDENAKEYLRNELLSSILSSLNSQVSIIADTVTFSTSGIDEYKKIIEPIIVEIVENIGKSMAKKVSNAISQKASESSVDKAIIVAEYVKEMSNILSTVELDKVIQPFMSVLKSKVTEEYDEKVVSSAILQLLREYGEKIKSAFASELSKI; this is encoded by the coding sequence ATGAGTTTAGCTGATGAACTAAAAGATCTATTAAAAGATAACTTTCACGATGAGTTAGTTGAGAGATTGTCTCATTCAGCTGATATGGGATTCGTACCAGAATTAGTTTGGTCTGGAATTAAGATTAATATTATCCCAGACTATGTTGTATATCCCAAATCTGTAGAGGATGTAATTAACATTGTTAAAATAGCGTTAAAATATAAAGTCCCTTTGGTTCCTTACGGAAGGGGGACTAACAGATATGGTAATGCAATACCTGCAGATGGCGGAATATTATTAGATTTCTCAAAAATGACCAATGTAACTATAGACGAGGGAAATAAAGTTGCAATAGTAGAGCCTGGAGCTACATGGAAGTTAGTAGACATCTATGCACAGCAAAAGGGCTTACAGTTAAGAACATTTCCTTCTTCTTACGATTCCACAGTAGGTGGGGGAATAGCTAGTGATAGTTTAGGAATAGGATCTTATGAATACGGATTTATTTCGGATAACGTGACTTTTGTAGAGTTAGTTAATCCTAAGGGGGAAATAGTAAGATTAGAGGGTAAAGACTTAGCAATAGCATGCGGAGCTGAAGGTACTACTGGCATAATTGTTAAGGCTGGAATAAAACTGAGGAACTTTTCGCCAACTGAAGCCATGGTAATTTCCTTTGAAAGTTTAGATCAAATGGTAAAAGCTGTAGGGGAGTTTTATAGGGAAGTAATACCTGCCTGGCACGTTCAAGTTAGGGGACCTTATATATCAACCTACATGGCTGAAAAATATAAAGCACCTTTAGAGCCCCAGAAGTGGAATATGATAATATTATACCCATCTCCTAGGTCACCATTAGTGGAACCTAAAATTTACAAAATTGCACAATCATACGGTGGAAAGGTATTTGAAGGTGAATGGACTGGATGGTGGTCCTTTAATCACGGAGTTGCTGCTGCTTTAAGAACCCAAGGTCTACTAATACATCAGCACGGGTTAATACATTATACCAAATTAGTAGAATTGTTAAACAATTTAGAGAAGACCTTAGGCAAATTAGGCGATTTATCTCCTGATGGGGGATTTGACGTTGATATAGCTTTAGAGAGAAGAGAAATACTATTAGTTAACTCCTTTACGCAAGTTTCAATAAGTCCAGTGGATAAAAAAATACTGTATGACTTAGCTAAGAACACTTTAATGATGGAGGAATACATTAAAGTTGGTGGTTCCCTTTTATCAATAGGAATATTTGCACATAAGTATGCTAAAAATAGGCTAAATAATACTAGTAAGACTTTCAGTGATTTAGGTGTTGATAGATATGAGACTATAAGGAAATACAAAGAGGAAACAGATCCAGAAGAACTCTTTAATCCTGGTAAGCTCTTTGACCCTAAAAATAGGGCTAAGGGTGTTTTAGAAATTCCTAAAAGGCAGCAGGAGGCATTATCTTTCAGATTTGCAATAGGTTTCGTTAAGAGGTTATCCCCAGGAGGCGAAGTAGAAGGTTTCAAACATGTAAGAAGGTACTTAGAGGATTTTGCTGACTACAGCTTAATGTGCATAGACTGTGCTATGTGTGTTACTGTATGTCCTCAATACAGATTAATACCTCAATGGCCTTACGCACCAAAAGGTATGTTCGATTTTGTAAAAGGTGCAATTGCTTATTATGAATTACAAGGCTCGATTGACATTCCAGATAGCGTTATTGCAGAAATTTCTGGTTGTCATAAATGCGGCTTATGTGATGGTGTTTGTCCGGCTAGGATACCTATTTCCACGTTATTAATAAAATTAAACAGTTTAGTAGCTAAGAAAATTCCAGAAGAGCCAGCAGTAGAGTTATCAATACTTTCAGATCAAGAAACAGCATCCGTAAATGATCCTAACAGTCAATATATTCTATGGGTTGGTAAGAATATATTAACCAATCCATCTGTTGCAATAACTGCCTTAAAGATATTAAATAAAATGGGATTGAAGGTAAAGGTAGTTGGAACTAGTGCAGATAGTGGATTTTTAGATTACATAAGTGGTAATGGAAATAGATTTTTAGAGAAAATGAAACAGAATTTGAATCTTGCAAATAACGCATTAGAAATAATTACTATAACTCCTGAAGATTATAGAACCTTCTCTACAGCTTATAAGGATTATTCTAAGTTAATTGGATCTGAATCTTACTTCGAAGTTGTACCATTAGAACTAAGGCTTTTAAAATCTATTGTTATAGAAGGTGGAGGAGAAAACATAAATTTACACGTAGCTTGTTTCTCCTCAGAATATGCAGATGAGATAATAAGAAGATTAAACGAGAAGGGCTTTAAGGTTAAAAAAGTTGAAGGATGCTCTGGGGCAATACTTGAGAAAAGTGTAGGTAAGAGAGCAGATCTGATGGCTAGAGCAATAGGTGAAAGATATGGTAAAATAGTAACCTTATGTCCTTTGGCTGCCGCTAAGTTTAGAAGCGTAGGAATAGATGCTATAACATTAATAGAATTCTTAGCCCAGAAAATAGGGATTCAAGCAGCCCAGTATAAGGTATCATCTTTCCAGCTAGATGAGAACGCTAAGGAATACCTAAGGAATGAGCTCCTTTCAAGTATCCTTTCATCACTTAATTCTCAAGTTAGCATTATAGCAGATACGGTAACTTTCTCGACATCTGGAATTGATGAGTATAAAAAGATAATTGAACCCATCATTGTGGAAATAGTAGAAAATATAGGTAAATCTATGGCTAAAAAAGTTTCGAATGCAATTTCTCAAAAGGCATCAGAGTCTTCTGTAGATAAAGCTATAATAGTAGCTGAATACGTTAAGGAGATGTCTAATATTTTATCCACTGTAGAATTAGATAAAGTAATTCAACCATTTATGTCAGTATTGAAGAGTAAAGTTACAGAAGAATATGACGAAAAAGTAGTGAGTTCTGCAATACTTCAATTGCTGAGAGAGTATGGAGAAAAGATAAAGAGTGCATTTGCAAGTGAGTTAAGTAAAATTTAG
- a CDS encoding chlorite dismutase family protein, giving the protein MSENNKKIAYMYISSIKLSSKWWSLSKEERRKIIGNIESLESNFKNSLISLKRYISLRYDSDIIYWISSLETSRIIDFKYTLLSILRDLGEESFSMFSIYKPSPYTKGNFDIKSVLNLEPLRYFIAYPMKKNVEWYLLPFEEREKIMKEHIEIAKNHPKNKGIRSYTTYSFGIGDFEFVVIYEAPSIEDWVEVVEALRGAKARKWVTKEEPILVGELKGLDVFLT; this is encoded by the coding sequence ATGAGTGAAAACAACAAAAAAATAGCCTACATGTATATTTCCTCTATAAAACTATCTAGTAAGTGGTGGAGTTTATCAAAAGAGGAAAGGAGGAAGATCATAGGTAATATTGAATCTTTAGAGTCGAATTTTAAGAACTCCTTAATATCCCTTAAGAGATACATATCTTTAAGGTATGACAGTGATATAATATATTGGATAAGTTCCCTTGAGACGTCAAGAATAATCGATTTTAAGTACACCTTACTTTCTATACTTCGTGACTTAGGTGAGGAGTCATTCTCTATGTTCTCAATATATAAACCTTCCCCATATACTAAGGGAAACTTCGATATTAAATCCGTTCTTAACCTCGAACCTTTAAGGTATTTTATAGCTTATCCGATGAAAAAGAATGTAGAATGGTACCTTTTACCATTTGAGGAAAGAGAAAAGATCATGAAAGAGCACATAGAAATAGCTAAAAACCATCCTAAAAATAAGGGGATAAGGTCGTATACAACTTACTCTTTCGGAATAGGCGATTTCGAATTTGTAGTGATCTACGAGGCACCTTCAATTGAGGATTGGGTGGAAGTCGTTGAAGCGTTAAGAGGAGCTAAGGCTAGGAAATGGGTTACCAAAGAAGAACCCATATTAGTAGGGGAACTTAAAGGTTTAGACGTGTTTTTAACATAA
- a CDS encoding NTPase — MNKPLRVFITGNPGVGKTTIFSFIVNELRKRNYKISGFYCPEIREGGRRVGFQIVDIATGERDWLAKENVPGRVKIGRYTVMEENANRIINITLSNTTSADIIAIDEIGPMELSVEPVRKFIESTLNGRKPVIAVVHRKQRVQGDKIYIVTLENRNEIKYEILNFILNSLKN; from the coding sequence ATGAATAAGCCATTAAGAGTATTCATAACAGGCAATCCGGGAGTAGGTAAGACTACAATCTTCTCTTTTATCGTTAACGAGTTAAGAAAAAGAAATTACAAAATATCGGGATTTTATTGCCCCGAGATAAGAGAAGGAGGAAGGAGAGTGGGATTTCAGATAGTGGACATAGCTACTGGGGAAAGGGATTGGCTAGCAAAGGAAAATGTGCCCGGAAGAGTGAAAATAGGAAGGTATACTGTAATGGAAGAGAACGCAAATAGAATAATTAATATAACTCTCTCAAACACTACTTCCGCTGATATAATAGCAATAGATGAAATAGGACCAATGGAGTTATCGGTAGAGCCGGTAAGAAAGTTCATTGAAAGTACATTAAATGGGAGGAAACCAGTAATAGCAGTAGTTCATAGAAAGCAGAGGGTTCAAGGAGATAAAATTTATATTGTAACATTAGAAAACAGAAATGAAATAAAATATGAAATTCTTAACTTCATTTTAAATTCTTTAAAAAATTAG
- a CDS encoding HAD family hydrolase — MNAIFVDLGETLVHFKPRYHENIAYALKEVGYEIDERKVFRAVAKILGKHHYPSPEFGGLSAFDFSELFYELNLYPNRELITRLNNRNLLSGEYELYDDAIPFLEEAKSLGLKIILVSNATRNIYKILEDLKIKRYFDGIVASCDLNVMKPHPKIFSYAMELAKGEGIHIGDIYEIDVLGARRAGLDAILLDRLGFYPEIKGNKVSNLLEALELIKERLKNS; from the coding sequence GTGAACGCCATTTTCGTAGACTTAGGAGAGACGTTAGTACATTTTAAACCAAGATATCATGAAAACATAGCTTATGCGTTAAAAGAAGTAGGATATGAAATAGATGAAAGAAAAGTGTTCAGAGCTGTCGCTAAAATTCTGGGTAAGCATCATTATCCCAGTCCAGAATTTGGAGGATTGTCTGCCTTTGATTTTTCAGAATTATTTTACGAATTAAATCTATATCCAAATAGGGAATTAATAACTAGACTTAACAATAGAAATCTTTTATCTGGAGAATATGAATTATATGATGACGCAATACCTTTTCTAGAGGAGGCTAAGAGTTTAGGATTAAAGATAATTTTAGTTAGCAACGCAACAAGGAATATCTATAAAATTTTGGAGGATTTAAAGATTAAAAGGTATTTTGATGGCATAGTAGCTTCATGCGACTTAAACGTTATGAAACCTCACCCGAAAATATTCTCTTATGCTATGGAATTGGCTAAGGGAGAGGGTATACATATAGGGGATATATACGAGATAGACGTATTGGGTGCGAGGAGAGCTGGATTGGATGCAATACTCCTCGATAGATTGGGCTTTTACCCCGAAATAAAGGGTAATAAGGTGAGCAATCTATTAGAGGCCTTAGAGTTAATAAAAGAGAGGTTGAAAAACTCATAG
- a CDS encoding HIT family protein gives MCIFCNIIQGKDTAYIVYSDDNVVAFLDKYPITPGHTLVVPKNHYDNFLEIPDNVSFYLCSSVRKIAIAVKKALDADGVRILTNIGKSAGQVIFHSHFHIIPTWSHDPPILKNFVPRKEQPKEYYEYIQKAIIESLKNV, from the coding sequence GTGTGCATATTTTGTAATATCATTCAAGGCAAGGATACAGCTTACATAGTATATAGTGATGATAATGTGGTAGCATTTTTAGATAAGTATCCTATAACTCCTGGCCATACGTTAGTAGTACCCAAAAATCACTACGATAATTTTTTAGAAATTCCAGATAATGTATCTTTCTATTTATGCAGTAGTGTTAGAAAGATTGCAATAGCGGTAAAGAAAGCTTTAGACGCTGATGGCGTAAGAATATTAACTAACATTGGTAAAAGTGCGGGTCAAGTAATTTTTCATTCACATTTTCATATAATACCTACTTGGTCCCATGATCCTCCAATTTTAAAGAATTTCGTACCCAGAAAAGAGCAGCCAAAAGAGTATTATGAATACATACAGAAAGCTATAATAGAAAGTTTAAAGAATGTATAA
- a CDS encoding nitrilase-related carbon-nitrogen hydrolase — MGLKVELAQIRSYLGDIQKNYEKHLEIIESSSADCVVFPELSLTGYILKDLTYEVYKDAEKATEKLAERVKKCAIFGTIKEIRRGILRNSAAVIINGKLNYVYKFYLPTYGLFEERRYFQRADPLSDLKIFEYNGFKFGVIICEDAWHPEPIEALSLMGADVIFIPSASPMRKLSDKLAIEDNWESLLKAHSLMNTVWTVFVNVVGSQEEEYFWGGSRVVSPLGEVKIKLRLFYEDRGVFEITENEIIRSRFFSSYRDHIREFHSILDKL, encoded by the coding sequence ATGGGCTTAAAAGTTGAATTGGCACAAATTAGATCTTATTTAGGTGACATTCAAAAAAATTACGAAAAACATTTAGAAATAATAGAAAGCAGTAGCGCAGACTGCGTTGTTTTTCCAGAACTCTCTTTAACTGGATATATATTAAAAGATCTGACATATGAGGTATATAAGGATGCCGAAAAAGCAACTGAAAAATTAGCTGAAAGAGTAAAGAAATGTGCCATATTCGGGACTATAAAGGAGATTAGAAGGGGAATTCTAAGAAATTCTGCTGCAGTGATAATAAATGGTAAGCTGAATTATGTCTATAAATTCTATCTTCCTACATATGGACTATTTGAGGAAAGAAGATATTTTCAAAGAGCAGATCCTTTGTCTGATTTAAAAATATTTGAGTATAATGGATTTAAATTTGGCGTAATAATTTGTGAGGATGCTTGGCATCCAGAGCCCATAGAGGCTTTATCATTAATGGGAGCTGATGTAATTTTCATTCCTTCCGCATCACCAATGAGGAAACTAAGTGATAAATTAGCTATAGAAGATAATTGGGAGTCGTTATTAAAGGCTCATTCATTAATGAATACAGTATGGACAGTTTTCGTTAATGTAGTAGGGAGTCAAGAAGAGGAGTATTTTTGGGGAGGATCAAGAGTGGTTTCTCCTCTAGGAGAAGTTAAGATAAAGTTAAGATTATTTTACGAGGATAGGGGAGTGTTTGAGATTACTGAAAACGAGATTATTAGGTCTAGATTCTTTAGTAGTTATAGAGACCACATTAGAGAATTTCATTCAATTCTAGATAAACTATAA
- a CDS encoding TIM barrel protein yields the protein MAKIYLGPAGVPHSAKRKTTIDGIKTVKELGLNAMEVEFVQGVRMNRETAEEAGQIAKELGIRLSVHAPYFINLCSEEQEKVEASKKRLLETADRAELLGADAIAIHVAFYGKMKPEECYQKVKAELGEVVDNARSMGIKNVKFGVETMAKDTAFGTLDEVISISKEINGVIPYIDWAHTFARQGGKIDYGEIIDRLVKELNLAHINSHFESLEIRKGKYVDEHRSIDYNTPPFEPLAREIIKRDISITLICESPELERDALKMKEVLLKVGYRFE from the coding sequence ATGGCAAAAATTTATTTGGGACCTGCAGGCGTTCCTCATTCAGCCAAAAGAAAAACCACAATAGATGGGATAAAGACTGTTAAAGAACTTGGATTAAATGCAATGGAAGTGGAGTTTGTTCAAGGAGTTAGAATGAATAGGGAAACTGCTGAGGAAGCTGGACAAATAGCTAAGGAATTAGGAATTAGACTTTCTGTTCATGCCCCTTATTTTATTAACTTATGTTCTGAGGAGCAGGAGAAAGTTGAGGCTTCAAAAAAGCGTCTTCTAGAAACAGCGGATAGGGCAGAACTTCTGGGTGCTGATGCAATAGCAATCCACGTAGCGTTTTACGGCAAAATGAAGCCTGAGGAGTGCTATCAGAAAGTTAAGGCGGAATTAGGAGAAGTAGTGGATAATGCAAGATCAATGGGTATAAAAAACGTTAAATTTGGTGTAGAGACTATGGCAAAAGATACAGCATTCGGTACGTTAGATGAAGTTATATCAATATCTAAGGAGATAAATGGTGTCATACCTTATATAGATTGGGCACATACATTTGCTAGGCAGGGAGGTAAAATTGATTACGGTGAAATAATAGATAGGTTAGTAAAAGAATTAAACTTAGCTCATATTAATTCACATTTTGAGTCGTTAGAAATTAGAAAGGGCAAATACGTAGATGAACATAGATCTATAGACTATAATACTCCTCCTTTTGAACCTTTAGCTAGGGAAATAATTAAAAGAGATATATCAATAACATTAATTTGTGAGAGCCCAGAATTAGAGAGAGATGCATTAAAAATGAAGGAGGTATTACTGAAAGTTGGATATAGGTTCGAATGA
- a CDS encoding NAD+ synthase, which yields MPDYIKKSLTIDCKAVTDYIIERLREYLEFSRKDGGIVGVSGGIDSAVTATLLAKATDNFFILLMPSSSTPKVDLEDSFTIVKMLKAENKYKLINIDEIVKLFGDNVETNDKLILGNIKARTRMILLYAYAQKLNYLVVGTGDKSELLLGYFTKYGDGGVDVLPIGDLYKTQVRMLGKCLGLPERIVTKPSSPALWEGQTAEGELGIDYETIDSILYLRFDEMRSENEISEMLGLPLDVIKRVDRLVKTSQHKRLPPEIFRLSGRAINSDWRFPRRWA from the coding sequence ATGCCAGATTATATAAAAAAATCGTTAACCATAGACTGCAAAGCAGTAACTGATTACATAATAGAGAGGCTAAGGGAGTACTTAGAGTTCAGTAGAAAAGACGGGGGAATTGTAGGAGTAAGTGGAGGAATAGATTCAGCTGTAACTGCAACCTTATTAGCTAAGGCAACGGATAACTTCTTCATATTGTTAATGCCCTCTTCCTCTACTCCTAAAGTTGACTTAGAGGATTCCTTCACGATTGTAAAGATGTTAAAAGCGGAGAATAAGTATAAATTAATCAATATTGATGAGATAGTAAAATTATTTGGTGACAATGTAGAAACCAATGATAAACTGATATTAGGAAATATTAAGGCTAGAACTAGAATGATATTACTATACGCTTACGCGCAGAAATTGAACTACCTAGTTGTAGGAACTGGGGATAAAAGTGAATTATTATTGGGCTACTTTACAAAATATGGAGATGGAGGAGTTGATGTCCTACCAATAGGTGATTTATATAAAACTCAAGTCAGAATGTTAGGTAAATGTTTAGGATTACCGGAAAGAATAGTAACAAAACCGAGTTCACCCGCACTATGGGAGGGACAAACTGCGGAAGGGGAATTAGGTATTGATTACGAAACTATAGATTCAATACTCTATTTAAGGTTTGATGAAATGAGGAGTGAGAACGAAATATCGGAAATGTTAGGATTGCCTCTGGATGTAATTAAAAGAGTAGATAGATTAGTTAAGACGTCTCAGCATAAGAGATTACCTCCCGAGATATTTAGATTAAGTGGCAGGGCAATAAACTCTGATTGGAGGTTTCCGAGAAGATGGGCTTAA
- a CDS encoding NAD(P)-dependent oxidoreductase, translating into MKIAVTDEGEIAKTIAMLLGKDNEVIVVDNAFKVIREKPEIVIHTYEIPLIESIKNPSLAWTFNTWYAINIARAASKIGSLNVFLSTFLIYDGKRGFYKEHNTPNPLNYYGLSKLVAETSIISLGNYLILRLGALFSLRYRGFLYPFIKSALKGKILKCNKNFYLSIVNTITLAKTIKVLIERDARGVINIGSNRISMYDLCNYLSEVFGNEVIEISNGERDFSLDDWLLRTYNIKINARENILDLIEHKLLNY; encoded by the coding sequence TTGAAAATAGCGGTTACAGATGAAGGAGAAATAGCTAAAACAATTGCAATGTTATTAGGTAAGGATAACGAGGTAATTGTAGTCGATAACGCGTTTAAGGTTATTAGGGAAAAGCCAGAAATTGTAATTCATACTTATGAAATACCTTTAATTGAAAGTATTAAGAATCCTTCTTTAGCGTGGACTTTTAATACGTGGTATGCTATAAATATTGCAAGGGCTGCCTCTAAAATAGGCAGTTTGAACGTGTTTTTGTCCACCTTTTTAATTTATGACGGTAAGAGGGGATTTTATAAAGAACATAATACTCCTAATCCTCTAAACTATTACGGTTTAAGCAAGTTAGTAGCAGAGACTAGTATCATATCATTAGGAAATTACCTAATTTTAAGATTAGGGGCTTTATTTTCGTTAAGATATAGGGGCTTTCTATATCCTTTTATTAAATCAGCATTAAAGGGAAAGATTTTGAAATGTAATAAAAACTTTTATTTATCAATTGTCAATACCATTACTTTAGCTAAGACGATAAAGGTATTAATTGAGAGAGACGCTAGGGGTGTGATTAATATCGGTAGTAATAGGATTTCCATGTACGATTTATGTAATTATTTGTCAGAGGTTTTCGGAAATGAGGTAATAGAGATAAGTAACGGTGAAAGAGATTTTTCTTTAGATGACTGGTTGTTAAGAACATATAATATTAAAATTAATGCAAGAGAAAATATATTGGATCTAATTGAGCACAAACTTCTTAACTACTAG